The following are encoded in a window of Brockia lithotrophica genomic DNA:
- a CDS encoding glycosyltransferase family 4 protein produces the protein GARFDLVQIVESNLFFGDVSYAHFCHRAYLRDHWKKAGAKGLRGWLRWLDHRLHALVEPWTYRRVKRIVVPSQGLKRELEETYPFARGKITVIYNPVDVERMASPPNFDREAFRLQYGAQKEDLVLVFVALGQFERKGLHIVLEALRHLSAPHVKLWVVGGEADLVKVWAKRVERLGLKGQVFFLGMQKEVRPFLWGADVFVFPSAYEVFSLVSHEAAATGLPLIVTPLYGVEEFMRDGETGFVVPRTAEGVQNAIERFLALPAEERARMGLVAKKYVQRFDLENFIKNWRDFYGV, from the coding sequence TCGGCGCACGTTTTGACCTGGTGCAGATAGTGGAAAGCAACCTTTTCTTTGGGGATGTGTCCTACGCACACTTTTGCCACCGGGCTTACCTCCGTGATCATTGGAAGAAAGCCGGGGCGAAGGGGCTTCGGGGATGGCTTCGCTGGCTGGACCACCGGCTTCACGCCCTTGTAGAACCGTGGACCTACCGCCGAGTAAAGAGGATCGTGGTCCCTTCTCAGGGGTTGAAACGGGAACTTGAGGAAACCTACCCCTTTGCGCGCGGGAAAATCACGGTGATCTATAACCCCGTGGACGTGGAACGCATGGCCTCTCCGCCCAACTTTGACCGGGAAGCCTTTCGGCTTCAGTACGGCGCACAAAAGGAGGACCTGGTTCTGGTCTTCGTGGCCCTTGGTCAATTTGAGCGCAAAGGGCTTCACATTGTTTTAGAAGCGCTACGCCATCTAAGCGCCCCCCATGTTAAGTTGTGGGTGGTAGGAGGAGAGGCGGATCTCGTAAAGGTATGGGCTAAACGTGTGGAGAGACTAGGATTAAAGGGTCAAGTCTTTTTCTTGGGTATGCAGAAAGAAGTTCGCCCTTTCCTGTGGGGAGCAGATGTATTTGTTTTTCCGTCTGCCTATGAGGTGTTTTCTTTGGTGAGTCATGAAGCCGCCGCCACTGGCTTGCCCCTTATTGTTACGCCACTTTACGGAGTAGAGGAGTTCATGCGGGATGGGGAGACGGGATTCGTGGTCCCGCGGACGGCGGAGGGCGTTCAGAATGCTATTGAACGATTTCTGGCACTACCAGCCGAAGAGCGGGCTCGTATGGGATTAGTCGCAAAGAAATATGTTCAAAGGTTTGATTTAGAGAATTTTATTAAAAATTGGAGGGATTTTTATGGAGTATAA
- a CDS encoding UDP-glucuronic acid decarboxylase family protein, translated as MRVLLVGAAGFIGSHLAERLLREGHEVVGVDNFSTGQRRNVRRLQSFSGFTLIEADASKPLNIEGPLDWVMHFASPASPPRYMERPVETILINGEGTRHLLDLALERGAKFFLASTSEVYGDPLVHPQPETYWGNVNPIGPRSVYDESKRYAETLTMAYHRAQGLSVRIVRIFNTYGPGMDPEDGRVVSNFIVQALRGEPITVYGDGSQTRSFCYVDDLIEGIRRLMDVEYSFPVNLGNPEEHSVHELAQLIKDLTGSPSPIVFRPLPEDDPRQRRPDIRLAKMLLSWEPKVPVQEGIRRTIAYFREVVMV; from the coding sequence TTGAGAGTCCTTTTGGTCGGAGCCGCAGGGTTTATCGGAAGCCATCTTGCCGAACGCCTCCTACGCGAAGGGCACGAGGTCGTCGGCGTGGACAACTTCTCCACCGGACAGAGGAGAAACGTCCGGCGCCTCCAATCCTTTTCGGGGTTCACCTTGATCGAAGCCGACGCCAGCAAGCCTCTGAACATCGAAGGTCCGCTGGATTGGGTGATGCACTTCGCCTCGCCGGCGTCCCCGCCCCGCTACATGGAACGCCCCGTAGAGACGATCCTTATTAACGGAGAGGGGACGAGGCACCTCCTCGACCTCGCCTTGGAAAGAGGGGCAAAGTTTTTCCTCGCATCTACAAGTGAGGTGTACGGTGACCCCCTCGTCCATCCTCAGCCGGAAACCTATTGGGGGAACGTGAATCCGATCGGCCCGCGTTCCGTCTACGATGAGAGCAAGCGCTATGCGGAGACGCTTACGATGGCGTACCACAGGGCCCAGGGTCTGTCTGTGCGCATCGTGCGGATCTTCAACACGTACGGGCCGGGGATGGACCCGGAGGACGGGCGAGTGGTCTCCAACTTCATCGTTCAGGCCCTCCGGGGCGAGCCGATCACCGTATACGGCGACGGTTCGCAGACGCGCAGCTTTTGCTACGTCGACGACCTCATCGAAGGGATCCGTCGCCTCATGGACGTGGAGTACAGCTTCCCTGTGAACCTCGGAAATCCCGAGGAGCACAGCGTTCATGAGCTGGCCCAACTTATCAAGGACCTGACCGGAAGCCCTTCGCCCATCGTCTTTCGCCCGCTTCCCGAGGATGATCCCAGACAAAGACGTCCCGATATCCGGCTTGCTAAGATGCTTCTGTCTTGGGAGCCGAAAGTTCCAGTTCAAGAGGGTATTCGAAGAACTATTGCGTATTTTCGAGAAGTTGTTATGGTTTAA
- a CDS encoding UDP-glucose dehydrogenase family protein, with amino-acid sequence MDVAIVGMGYVGVTTAATLAHIGHRVYGLDIDVGRIELLSRGKAPFYEPHLDELLARNLERMHFTTDYGEAIPRADVVFIAVGTPSLPDGRPDLRYVEEAAREIGRHLNAERFTLVINKSTVPIGSGNWVEAHIRRSFSETHGEANGRFAVASNPEFLREGSAVSDSLYPDRIVVGADDPRAREILRKLYAPLVAQDFSPPESVPRPEHVQTVPYVETDTATAELVKYAANAFLALKISFINEIAALAEKVGADIRDVARGIGLDRRIGTSFLQAGVGWGGSCFPKDTAAILATGEEYGLKMPIVAAAREVNFAQRKKVVEKLLGELKIIKGKTIGLLGLSFKPNTDDLRDAPAYDIARELLEKGAFVRAYDPVAIPRAQREWNLDIEYRKSVLDVARGADALVLVTEWKEFTELDWTEVARVMRTPVLIDGRNALPGKVVQEAGLRYIGFGVPAHFPAYERVAELR; translated from the coding sequence GTGGACGTTGCCATCGTGGGGATGGGGTACGTCGGTGTCACGACCGCGGCGACGCTCGCCCACATCGGACACCGCGTGTACGGTCTCGATATTGACGTTGGGCGGATTGAGCTATTGAGCCGGGGCAAAGCCCCTTTCTACGAACCGCACCTCGACGAACTCCTCGCACGCAACCTAGAGCGCATGCACTTTACGACCGACTACGGCGAGGCGATCCCTCGGGCGGACGTCGTGTTCATCGCCGTAGGGACGCCTTCTTTGCCCGACGGCAGACCCGATCTTCGGTACGTCGAGGAGGCGGCGCGGGAGATCGGACGGCATTTGAACGCAGAACGCTTTACGCTCGTAATCAACAAGTCTACGGTTCCCATCGGCAGCGGAAATTGGGTAGAGGCCCACATCCGCCGAAGCTTTTCCGAGACGCATGGAGAGGCGAACGGCCGTTTTGCCGTGGCCTCCAATCCGGAGTTTTTACGCGAAGGGTCGGCGGTATCCGACAGCCTGTATCCCGACCGCATCGTCGTTGGCGCAGACGATCCACGGGCGAGGGAAATCCTCCGCAAGCTCTACGCTCCTTTAGTCGCCCAGGACTTTTCTCCGCCCGAAAGCGTGCCGCGACCGGAGCACGTGCAGACGGTACCTTACGTAGAAACGGACACGGCTACCGCCGAACTCGTAAAGTACGCGGCGAACGCCTTCCTCGCCCTCAAGATCAGCTTTATCAACGAAATTGCAGCGTTGGCGGAAAAAGTCGGAGCGGACATTCGCGACGTGGCCCGGGGAATCGGACTCGATCGGAGGATCGGTACGAGCTTCCTCCAGGCGGGTGTGGGTTGGGGCGGAAGCTGTTTTCCCAAGGATACCGCCGCGATTCTCGCGACAGGCGAGGAGTATGGCCTCAAGATGCCCATCGTCGCCGCGGCGCGCGAGGTGAACTTCGCCCAAAGGAAAAAGGTTGTCGAGAAACTCCTCGGAGAACTCAAGATCATCAAGGGAAAGACGATAGGGCTCTTAGGACTTTCCTTTAAGCCGAACACGGACGACCTGCGGGATGCTCCCGCCTACGACATTGCCCGCGAGCTTTTGGAAAAGGGAGCGTTCGTCCGGGCGTACGATCCCGTGGCAATCCCGCGGGCGCAACGGGAATGGAATCTCGACATCGAGTACCGCAAGAGCGTACTGGACGTCGCCCGGGGAGCAGATGCCCTCGTCCTCGTAACGGAGTGGAAGGAGTTCACGGAACTCGATTGGACGGAGGTTGCGCGGGTGATGCGCACCCCGGTCCTCATCGACGGACGGAATGCCTTACCGGGTAAGGTTGTCCAAGAGGCGGGTTTGCGCTACATTGGCTTCGGAGTTCCCGCGCATTTCCCCGCCTACGAAAGGGTGGCTGAACTTCGTTGA